The sequence taattacaaaacaaaaacttttattactataaacattgattaaatatagtatatttaatcaatgctataacattatatattaaaaattaaattaatctgagtattttttttatttacaaataacaattgttgttgttgttgagaATGATGTCTCATTGATGGCACTGTATATTCGGTTGAGTTTTGTTGGTTACTTGTAGAAGGAATACTATTAGGTTCACTGCTGGAAGTGCTTATTGTTTGTTCGGGACGTTCAGGTACTTCCATGTCATTTAtttctatcaaaaataaaaaaaaaataaaaccttttgaaaattaaattaatttgaataaaaataagttgacTTTTAAGAAATCAATAAAAACTGTGTCACCATTTTACCAATacagcattttaaattttaacttctattttttttattttttttattaaaaataagtttggttcattaattattacagaattaaataatatatatttccaatttttaaaacatctaggtacttaaaacattttaaaaattagatactaCTTTAAAGGATAGGTAGGtataaccaattattattatttcgaaagAATGGTCTAGGTCTAGGATTTAAAGATCATACATACCACCACTGTTGAAACTTTCTTCATCTGGATTATTCATATGATTGCTATTCGATGATTCTCCATCAGTTTTGTTAGATGATTTTACTTTTCCTTTTGAGTCTCTTTTTCTTGTCGTTTTTTTATTGTCCTCTTCAATATCATCCTACAAACATAGAGCAcactataaatacttaatataaaataaataaatttaagatgtCTTACTTTGGTAGGtggatgtttatatttatctGTATGCTCTTTATTTGTTTGGAAACATTTTCTCCCATATTTACATGGTACTCTACTATCTTTTTGGTAAGCAAAAAACTTTTCCATCTTGTCTGAAGACTCAATTAAACACAAGTTGAAttacgataaatattaaataataattttaccttatatcatatattacaaTCCCAATCAATGATTCTTATAAACTTTAGAATAGGTACACCGGTACACGATTAATACACCAAATTAATTAGTAGTAATTGATAGTTGACATTCGTTGTATACTTGACTCTTCTAAACAAAAACTGTTATATAGTAGTTTATCAAGACATGCTGACTGATATGTGCTGATAATTGATATTaccttattatctatttttcatattatcattattttccattttcaaTTGCGTTTGGACGGGCAGACGGCACACAACACACCATCACAAAGTCACAAGTGTATGATCATAGatcacaaatattgaaatattcaaaatgcaaatattaatatcatgaaTGTCATGAAGACTAGAATACagagaattatataattatattattatttatgtttatagtttatacatcaTTATCTTTGTCACATATTAGGGTTCTAACCACCCTTTATCTAAGTCTTAAGGCTCCAAGGCTCAAGGGCATATAGGCAAAACTTGATAATTGGGggttagataaaaaataaaaataaatttttataataaaaattagccAGCGTCTCGCGTTGGGtgaactaattatatttttatacaaatatgaacAAATCTTCAACAATGAGAAAGACCGCTCTCATGAAATCAAGCAATGTGTAAGTAAGCTTATATGCATAGGCGCCAAGTACATGGGTGCTCGGGTGCTTGAGCacccattgaaaatatttatagatataggtaGTGAGAGGGGAAAAGCCCCTCACGATTACTTGACATTGGTATAAGCACCCAATagatttttgaaatacaatatacatcattaTCGGTTTAATTGGGTTATGATAGCCGATTACTCGATAACGAGAGAtttttgcatatattatgtaaataatttttcattataaacaagtatttttttttaataataataataatttttatttatggaaataaaaaaaaaatcaatttccaatatattttttattataaaatttaaaatattttcataattttaattttgcagaTTATCCGTAGATGCCCTGTCACCCTATTCCGCGGGTAATCGAGAGTACAAAAGTACACTGTTATTTCTTAACAAGATATCCGAGAGGTCGAAGTGTTATGTGAACGATTATAAAGTTCTTGAGTGaaatttgtattgtaaatttatagtaaaattagaaTGTAGCTacgttaatatttcataatgacAACAATAACAGGTTatgtaaacattgtaaacatcaaaacaaaatagattTGTATAAAGAAATGGTATACACGACGTGCGAATTTGCGATGTAAGTATTTGGCGTCTATTATTATCGCTAATCGGAAAAATCATTCCAAGTAATTTGCCggtgaacataaatatataatgttaaattaatataaagaaaatgttattaataattaaattaaaatttcagacAAAATTGTTCCTCAATTGTGGTTTACtggcagtataatattattaacatctaTAACGAGCTAAGAATAATTTTATCAGTGGTGTAAGAAACCTATACTATTTTTTGagtactatttattattgaactatGCTTTTTTACTTTTTGGGTAACTATATTCCAAATTTCTACTTacaagaaattaaatataaatgaaactcAAAATcggttatttttaattcaatagaatataagacatattattgtatcagacatgcattttaaaaaatcaatactaattaatcttatgtatttttagtattattaatgaCTTTAAGTGTCTTTATTCCTTATATgtgatacctatacatattatattatatcatatatatatatatatatatatatatatatgtgtagaatatataaacacacaaattatacaatacaaatgaAACAATGAATTGAGGAATATATCttagctaaaaataaataaaaaaataattaattgaaaaatatactattaatattacttatgcgaccaaatttgtgtaaaacaaaattttaaataacacagtgtttaaaaaaactctttataattttcaatattttacattgatttaatgataaatttaaagtttaaatcataATCCGAAACAATTAGTCCATTCTAACTAAACAGTTGTTCTGTAGCTCGTTCCAAATCCCAATTGTAAGTAGATAATGCTCCACGTGCTTGATCACGTTCTATTCCCATATCTATAAGGCGCTGAATTTTTGTATCAAAGTCTGAATTTTTATTTGGACCTACAACACCAATTAcaactaaaattatacatattattaaaacagaCAAAAATACATGAttgattttatatgtaaaaaaatatattctttaggttaaataaatatagttctataaaatataattttgattagttttatttttttatattaaatcataatcactaaaaaatgtgttgtttacttaaactgtatattatacctcCAGCATAAACATTAGTCCAGTGGCTAGCTGTCTTAGCAAATATTTCTGGATACTCTTTATATTGTTTAGCAACAACAGCATCTTGTGGGTCATCTGGTTCAGCAGCAGCCATAAGTGCTTGTAAAGACAACAGTACAGTGCGTAAAGTCATGGCTGCAGCcctattaaagtatattaaaataaataatttattgaactaatttacaaaagtaaacatttttaaatacgactgataatttaaaaatcaattttaaaattgtgaaaataagTAAATCTGATTTaggatacataatttatttagtatagttaTAGGAAGTATATgctaattaaattacttaaataaacaagttttaaaatgtttatacttaccATTGAtcttttaaaatgtctaaacaGATAGCTCCAGTGACAGATGAAATATTTGGATGCCATATTTTAGTCATGAATCgaacctataaattatttatcaaataactgtatgataaattaaaagaaatatctaCTTACTTTAGGTGGATTAAAAGGATACGTTTCTGGCactttaatttctaaaaagaaTGTACCGCCTTCATATGGTGTATCAGGTGGGCCAGCAATTTCGCCTTTTAATTCAGTATAGCTATCACCAATTAAGTCAACTTTGATTGAACATTTAGCaagctaaataaaaatatataaatctattatattttggtttCTAATAAAAATCAGATAATACTAAAgagtatatttttcttaaatagataaataaatgacaaaaaaatagagaaattaaataatatatgtgataaataaaacattaattaattatatattctgaTGCCAAATGGAAAATGAtgattaattaagtaatttataatttaaaataagttcttTGTTATGCAAGAATAATTTCACAAGATCGTTCTACACAACAAAATCGAATAATAATGTTGGATCTAaatataactgttttaaaaattaataaatatttaaaaaaacatatttttgtcaaaaataattgtaaattaagtaATTACCTCTTCGCTCTTAATGACTTCTTTAAATTCCCTTTTGATTCTCTGCGTcgcaatattattcattattttaatatttattttaattttaaaatattaagattaataatGTTAGTACGgaaaaacctataatattacaacgaCACAATTATCACGGACTCGCGCTAACCTAAATTTTATTACGTTTTACAGACAAAATACTGTAATTCTGATTTCTTAAGGTTTTgtgataaatttatgtttataagttGCCATACAGAAATGTGCTAATAATGTTGGACTAGACTAAAAAAAGTTCGGACTAGTCCATAGAAATAATATTGCAGTCCACCAGTGAAAAGttagttaaaatgtatacataactgATAACACATACGCAAGCTCAACATGGCACGTCGTTTGATAAAGAtcaaatataaagatttataaattggtaccataatattattccatGTCCATAAATTATACCACCTGTCTATATAATAGATTACACATACAATATATGTAACAAACAAGTTATAAGACAAGTCAGACAAGATATTATtctatttctttttctttttttttgtaacaaaatacaaaaattgatcGTTACCgagattattatgtatattcgtTTATCATATCGTGTTGAAATAAACTTAAATGACATAGGTTAGTAGCACGGTAGAAGATAACCATggttaataggtactataaacaaTAACAGTGTTAATTATTGTCATACTGACGATACCAACATAATTAGTCAAATAAGTCTATGCACGTATTGTTCcaataactgttttaaaaatacctataagaTTAGTCTAGGATAGTAGgacgtatcatattattattactacatggCAGTGGCGGTTTTACGGGGGGGGCGATAGGTGGACCGCCCCCCCCTTGGGctgagtaaaaactaaaaatataaatgagcaAACAGTTTACTAAAAATCGTTTTggcgatatttttattttttaatttttgtcaaaatgttTACtgttaacaaaaatgtttactcCTATTGAAGTATAGAGGGCGCTCGTTCTTTATTGGCTTACTCGCATGTACCGTGATATGCCGTATCAGGGAGGTATCAACTATCAGTAAACAGTCAACAGACCGTTAACTTTGCTTTCGTTAACTTTGCTTTCGTTACCTTTGCGGCTTTGCGAAAACACGAATATGGTTTTGTCgtttatcattaatcattattagattaggttaataacagtttttgagTTCACAACGTTCACAaaagtcataatttataattattaccttcatataaaatataaataatatattaatattagttataagtttatttaatatgtataatatgtttgaagtTTGACTGTTAatttagtttgaataaaaaataatttttgttttaatttttttattgatacctATTTCTTTATGTTATGCCGTTGtagtataaagtttataatttatataatttataattacatctcATGTACcaaacaatagaaaaaaaaatttgatatgaatgcaaattgtaagtataatgtaggtatatgcaaaatatttttgccGCCCCCCCCCTTGTGGCTTCTCAAGAACCGCTCCTGCTACATGGCTACATttaaactgtaatttttttttctcaactaCTGGTGAAcgtttcaagtttctacgacTTATAAGTTAcagtttttgaataacaacaaatattttaaatcgttttaagaTATCGTTGGTTtacgtgatttcgtaaaaaattaaatttcatgcgctcataaaattttttctatattgacgctggtttttttttatagttatttaaagaaaaatttatggagaaccttgtattgggttttttaaccataaatataaatcacaaaaatgttatgaatttttaatttcaaattttagtggttttgacatattttgtaaacattaagttttgaactttaaaaactcataaacaaaaattgtaacgaacggtttttgatttttttaactacataaagtacaacttataataaaccttgagttaaattttaaagactttttggatttatcggcatttcaaaacaataaaacttaaaaaaatcaaaaatgtcaattgtctaaaaatatttaaataaaaagtcaaaATGAAAAATCCGAACaaatcataaatagataacgctaatataaacatttggtgaaaatttcaagtatttacaatgattcatttttgagttacagcaaaataaaaaaatcgattttgtcataAACTGCAGATTatacgtaaaaattcccgtttttcgttacttttattactatactgtctatactAGATTCATTTctaagaggggctgaagtcaaaaatctaAGCACTGTTACTACTTTAAAACGAGATgaaagacacaaaaaaaaacacacacattgtaaaatcaaacattcatcactccgttcaaaatctaaaattaactgCAGAAGTCGCTGCATTTTGTTCCAAAGTATATGTAAAAGATCATTTTGTGTAGACGTATAGTCCATTTTTAAAACTGCATAACGCAGAAACTTTgaactattatatacaatttacaaaagtataaattaatatctataattatattttatataactaaatagtaagtatacttatatataatgtaaaaaagtaaattacaaagttataaaatatagtatattagctACAAGTCAAAATAATCAGTTCTTTATTAGATTCTTCATTAGATTTTAAAACCCCTAGCAAAAATGTTCACAAAAATACTtactttttgtataatatgtaagtagtacgtacctataaattataatattatattttgtgaaatatatGTACTCATCAATACATTATgttgtcgaaaaaaaaatatttttaacaataagaaatatactatagttatttaaacatatacaatcaagaaataacaatacaatattagtatAGTAAGTACTTACTGGTTCTATATAATTTGTAGAAATTTAGAAGATATACTAGGTTTACcatctaatatttaaacttaataacatttttaataaaattggtcGTGACTTcagacttatttatattatatgaatactttatgtatataatagtacagtaTCCGCGTTCTGCAATCTAAAGTTTTACACTCAACTGACAACTGTACAAAGTGTCCACGCTTTGCATTTTTAATGTtcgaccgtacaaagtgaccaggcacgtatacaggaGGGGGTTTTGCAGGGGTTCAATGTTCAAACCACCCCCGAAATAATTTCgagtaacgaggaaaaaattgttttattatgttacggcaaaatttgtattgctatattttgtaaacccTCCCAcgaaatttttttagtataggtACAGTATACGTGCCCGAAAGTGACCTAGAACcagtataaatttgtttaaatttattatatttatatacgtatattcgtatatacatatattctaaAAAGTTTGGGAATATAGCTTTAATAACTAAACCAATTAGTAGAATTGTTTGgcatttctatttaataaaacaagaaTGTTCAATGTAAACAATCtttttaacaaatacaatattactagactcaattaagaataattatttatgttatttacgtGCTCGCCTAACCCGTGTAATTCaagcatttttttctattattattcaaaccaTGGttgaatttatatagtattcttTCATGCTCATAAAATCTTTACAAAATGGATGTAAgccacaattttttaaaaacaatttttttttttcctaggCTTTGGCGGTTTTCGATACCCCCTTCCCACTATCACAGCTATCACTTggaaatgttatatattatgtatttattgaataagttattataaaataaatagttcataCATTGCAATCTccataaatttcttaaaataatccCTACAACAAGTTAAGGTATTTTCCGTTTGTTTGAATAATTCGTTGAATAATACTCTATAAAATAACCAAATATTACTACACAACAAATATTGTGCATAGTGTCATACTGCATCACGGAGTGCTACACTGGTGAGCTGTCTATGAGTCGCCGCCCGTCAGCCCGTTTTGGAATTTTGAGACTTACCGACTTGGTCACTACTTGGACACTTGGTGACTGGTGACTGGATTGGTGATTGGGTATTTAATTAGTAGAAATTAGGAGTTTAGGAACTGAGAGTCGGTAAGTTAGATAAGGATCGTCatcctatttactatttagtattataattccGAAAGAACATCTAATTTTTGATCATATCTAAGagtttagatttaattaattcaacttaGTATAATGGAATATAACTTAGGAGATAATCCAGTTACTTCACATTCATGGAATGCAAATAGAACTCGTAAGTTTTGATTTAATCAACCAGATTAAAGTTTGAAGTATCTcagaaaatgtttgattttttattgaatattaatatattatagagataGCAGTAATTCCAAATAGCAATGAAgtgcaaatatacaaatatgaacCAAATTTGAGTGACTGGACATTGTTAGACAATCTAGATCAGCATGGACTTCTAGTAACTGGAATTGATTGGGCACCTAACACTAACCGAATTGTTACTTGCTCAGCTGTAAGTTTTCTAAtagataaacttttattttatttatttataattatgttgctGTTTTCACCCAATAGGACCGTAATGCATATGTTTGGACAATTGATGACAAGGGAAAATGGAAACCAACTCTTGTATTATTAAGAATTAGTAGAGCTGCGACTTGTGTTAAATGGTCGCCCaatggtaattttataataatattaaatttatatgtggCATATCCACattcagcaataataataatttattctacatgtttatcataattttatagttagaaTAAATTACTCAAGGTTTTTAACAaagtttcttttatatttatcttagtttattatagtttattacaaaTGTACTTAACTTTtgagaattgtttttttttttaactaaatttatatttataaatatattaatgcttatatgaaaatagtattaatCAGACATTACAAAATGTGTctcttttgttttttattaactcaggattttttagtatatattcttatttattataatttataaatataaatattatgttaacccatagtttttaaatttatttctagaGAAAAAATTTGCAGTTGGTTCAGGAGCTCAATTAATATCTGTGTGctattttgaagttgaaaatgaTTGGTGGGTgtcaaaacatataaaaaaaccaattcGATCTACAGTAACAGCATTAGATTGGCATCCAAACAACATGGTATTAGCTACTGGTACAGCTGATTTCCGAGTAAGACTGTTTAATGTTCATATGAAAGAAGTTGATCAAtgtcaaaaagtaaaaactgaATGGGACACTGATGATACTTCTGTGCCAAATTTAGTTGCTGAATTTACCAATTCTTCTAGAGgaggtaaatttatatatttcactcaaatataattactatttattacaaatatttttattagttaatttaatattataattgttaagatATTTTAGTAGTCTATTCAAAATAGTTGTATTGAACAATTAATCTAGAACAAATGTCTTAAAtctatttactttatattaattcttctaagttaaacattatatttatacacaatttgtCAATTCTTAAAACTTAgcgttgtataaaaattattgtttttatttttaggtggaTGGATACATGGACTAGCATTCAATAAAACTGGTAATCGATTATGTTGGGTTGCTCATGATTCATCTATTACTGTTGCCGACGTATCTAAAGGAAgcataattgttaataaattaaaaacaaatgagtTACCTTTCATAAGCTGTATTTGGGTTTCTGATCGAGCATTAGTTGCTGCAGTGagttcataattattgtaattaaaatattcttttctggtaaaatacaaaattaggaaagtaataattaaattttaaatttagatcattatggtcaatattttaaattgtaggtattaagtacttatagtttttagtttaaaaaccatagtaaaaataagtatgttattttaaatagggCCATGGATGTTGTCCAATGTTGTACTGCATTGACTCCAATAACAAAGTGCAATTTGTTTCTAAAATTGACAGTTCTCAGAAAAAAGAAGCTGCTGGATTAAggtaataatgtacaataaatctaaagaatttaaagaatacatattcaattttattttaagtttataatttaaaaataatattattcttaaaatatgttttatagtgcaATGAAAAAATTTCAAAGCTTAGATCGACAAGCACGCATCAACAGTGACTATGAACTTGATACTAAACatcaaaatacattaacatGTTTACGTGTTCATAGTGAGTCAAATGATGCTGTTACAAAGTTCACTAGTAGTGGTTTGGATgggaagataatattatgggaACTCAACGtaagtaacatattatttttgtctctgaaatataaacaatttaatttgtatttaaattacatatacagTGGAACCTCAATAAGTCGAATTTTCGATaactcaaattttatttttgcccTCAACCAATTCAAGTTATTAAGGTTCCACTGtatttttgttacaatttaaaatataacatgttttctttttaaattttagagttTAGATAAATTACTCCAAGGTCTAAAAATTTAACTTCGATGGAACtacaattatatgtacataattctatttgatttcaataattacttatactgttactaattatttgttattttattaaattatacttttttacattatttattataattttattattaaaaatattttgataaatacatagtaacatcaatatgttaaaatatttattttatctatgtatGCCTGCTTATATatggtttatataaatataagaacaagaaaaataatcataataggatttattgcatttatattttttttgtctaactcatactagtttttattaaatagttcacgcattaaatttaaaaatactataactaTTGTCAAATGACtcacatgtttatttttaaaaaattatgtctaATAACTTGTTATGGAACTAAaagtaatcaatattaaaaaatataaaaacaaacaacctacatatttttaatattgatgtacTAATTCTCATAAAAGATTACAATATTgcctagttattttatattattataaagttatagcaatacaagttaaaaaattttaaaatgtatgaacatGGCCACATGGGAcacaaaaatattcaacatcAGTAATGAGTAGGGAacgaattttattgtaataaaaaaatcaatatatgtactaatttttcttaaaatatggaataaaaattccaaaatattaaaatattgaaaaaattacaaaaaaataaatattttataaatataaacattaaaataaaagtattacaaattatataggtatataaaattatgaatattattccgGAACAAAGTAATGAAAAACAACATATTGTTGTAGgttagcaaaaaataaaattacgacgGTTTGGTTGGAGAATACTTTTAGATTGGCTAAAACACTGTTCTACATCAACAGAATATGTGATAGGGGCATAATTCTTATTCACTGTATCAGAAGGAGTGAATTCAATTTCCAGAGATACTTGTTGAATTTTTCCTATTAAAATGTCTCTGTCAAAAATTACATATCTTGTTGTTTTAGACAAAGCAGATGATGTTaaacatagttaaaaattcaaaaaaatactaaaatgtgtacttatttaccaaatatgtaaaataaatttgggtTTATTTCAATTAGAATGATctaaattgtacacattttttatcaaatttaaaatatctcattCCAATAAAATCCATTCCCTAGTAATGAGTTACACTGTTACAGTCTCAGGCTAATCATAACTAAAAGTGAGTTTTatcttaaatttgtaataatgattatttactaGTAAAATCTAATACATTATATCTAGTAAACCATAGGCAAAGCAGTTCTTGATGCAGACTGCAGGTAGTGCCTACAGTATTTTTGGCCTTCTCTCCAAGACAATGTATATAAAAGACATaagtattaattcattatattaatatcatttatatgtatatttttcatagtgTTGAAAAATTTGtggttaaaaaaattcataaaaattgaaatattaataaacagcTCTGCCTCGTAGACCCTAACAAAAATCTAATAGTTTTATCTTAACactgaataaattatagtacaattTTGTCATGTaagtagataattttaatttagcctaatttaattgtatactttaaacaaaaatgttaaatgacaAGTAACATTACCTTAATTAtagaatagatatttttatcgtGAACTCTTAATTAACATTTGacgatattttttgttttgtaaatattagaattaataattccaaattattatat is a genomic window of Rhopalosiphum padi isolate XX-2018 chromosome 4, ASM2088224v1, whole genome shotgun sequence containing:
- the LOC132930435 gene encoding actin-related protein 2/3 complex subunit 1A — encoded protein: MEYNLGDNPVTSHSWNANRTQIAVIPNSNEVQIYKYEPNLSDWTLLDNLDQHGLLVTGIDWAPNTNRIVTCSADRNAYVWTIDDKGKWKPTLVLLRISRAATCVKWSPNEKKFAVGSGAQLISVCYFEVENDWWVSKHIKKPIRSTVTALDWHPNNMVLATGTADFRVRLFNVHMKEVDQCQKVKTEWDTDDTSVPNLVAEFTNSSRGGGWIHGLAFNKTGNRLCWVAHDSSITVADVSKGSIIVNKLKTNELPFISCIWVSDRALVAAGHGCCPMLYCIDSNNKVQFVSKIDSSQKKEAAGLSAMKKFQSLDRQARINSDYELDTKHQNTLTCLRVHSESNDAVTKFTSSGLDGKIILWELNSLDKLLQGLKI
- the LOC132929632 gene encoding ubiquitin-conjugating enzyme E2-22 kDa, which encodes MNNIATQRIKREFKEVIKSEELAKCSIKVDLIGDSYTELKGEIAGPPDTPYEGGTFFLEIKVPETYPFNPPKVRFMTKIWHPNISSVTGAICLDILKDQWAAAMTLRTVLLSLQALMAAAEPDDPQDAVVAKQYKEYPEIFAKTASHWTNVYAGGPNKNSDFDTKIQRLIDMGIERDQARGALSTYNWDLERATEQLFS